A DNA window from Helianthus annuus cultivar XRQ/B chromosome 15, HanXRQr2.0-SUNRISE, whole genome shotgun sequence contains the following coding sequences:
- the LOC110911160 gene encoding uncharacterized protein LOC110911160, which translates to MATASSRVFLLSRFTDLPPLYHHQPPPYSHHLLSRPLPPSSFSAITKKRHGSVAVVSCIFSGVDGGGVSDDFVSTRRSVSFDREFSVIANMLKKIEPLDTSVISKGVSDSAKDSMKQTISTMLGLLPSDQFSVMVRVSKGPLDRLLFSSLITGYTLWNAEYRIMLMRNFEISPSNDSKRLNPGEDNEPSEEKVEKSECSCDSVMMECCTEESERLSLQSCLSDLDPEALNYIQQLESELSIAKKELHARKQENMQIEDARESDNDLLKYLRSLDPDMVNELSRPSSSEVEEVIRELVQCTSRRFFKEETISDSTGDPDIGSQEIFPNDNDDFCDTIGTSRDYLAKLLFWCMLLGHHLRGLENRLHLSCAVGLL; encoded by the exons ATGGCGACAGCTTCATCTAGGGTTTTTCTACTCTCTCGATTCACCGACCTACCACCGTTATAccaccaccaaccgccgccgTACTCTCACCACCTCCTCAGCCGCCCGCTGCCGCCGTCATCCTTCTCCGCCATCACCAAAAAACGTCACGGTTCCGTCGCCGTCGTCAGCTGCATCTTCTCCGGCGTCGACGGCGGCGGAGTCTCCGACGACTTTGTGTCCACTCGACGCTCCGTTTCGTTCGACCGTGAATTCTCCGTCATCGCGAATATGTTGAAGAAGATCGAGCCGTTGGATACTTCCGTGATTTCGAAAGGTGTTTCGGATTCAGCCAAGGATTCGATGAAGCAGACTATTTCGACGATGTTAGGTTTGCTTCCGTCGGATCAGTTTTCGGTTATGGTTAGAGTTTCGAAAGGTCCTCTGGATAGATTGCTGTTCTCTTCGTTAATCACAGG GTATACTCTATGGAATGCGGAGTATAGAATCATGTTAATGAGGAACTTTGAAATTTCTCCTTCTAATGATTCGAAAAGGCTAAATCCTGGTGAGGATAACGAACCTTCAGAGGAGAAGGTTGAGAAAAGTGAATGTTCGTGCGATAGTGTCATGATGGAGTGTTGTACAGAAGAATCAGAGAGATTATCTCTTCAAAGTTGTTTGAGTGATTTGGATCCTGAAGCTCTGAATTACATCCAACAATTGGAATCAGAGTTATCTATTGCGAAGAAG GAACTGCATGCTAGGAAGCAGGAAAATATGCAAATAGAAGATGCAAGAGAAAGTGACAACGATCTTTTGAAATATTTGCGGTCATTAGATCCTGACATG GTGAATGAACTATCCAGACCATCTTCTTCAGAGGTTGAGGAAGTTATACGAGAGCTTGTACAGTGTACATctagaagattcttcaaggaAGAGACTATCTCTGATTCAACCGGAGATCCAGACATAGGAAGCCAAGAAATCTTCCCAAATGATAATGACGACTTCTGTGACACCATAGGGACTTCACGAGATTACCTAGCAAAGCTGCTTTTCTG GTGTATGCTATTGGGTCATCACTTGAGGGGCTTGGAGAACAGGTTGCATCTAAGTTGTGCAGTGGGGTTGTTGTGA
- the LOC110913492 gene encoding uncharacterized protein LOC110913492, with protein sequence MNTEWEEEEDDPTYKEESTVFSRLPPEHEAYKPTKRAGYNPKAEHDYTLSYRPEDMAENSKFIREIACAAIDNTKLPHNVGKYNGLTDPDDHLQVFKGAGATGGWNLPTWCHLFAQTFVGAARIWFDNLPAGKIKSWVDFREKFLAHFSQQRRQARDPGDCLNIWRKDYESVEDFITRYNKECLEIGDIPEKMMRAHFMRAVKCDDLVKRIKGRDGGPKDWETFIEAAKTIAQTDRQLTGDDHHTGHLTDDCFSLKQEIKRALRDGKLAHLVKGGKRDYRQIQRRDEGPDNKKLRKLETHMVQGGPRRPRKHYNKRAQDDSWREKQVVFPVVRGGPREKRPIVIPGVIGHYQTDYIFIDPGSTADIIYEQCFNQFDQEDKARLEPVDYPLTGFCNEAVFPLGQISFPVLLSDGRNSRTEEVTFMVLPAHSRHDILLGRESQGDFSMICSAPHSAVGFPTETGIALIYASKEVLATDEIRPAKASKLAPRIEAEKWVLNSAYPEQTVTLGPAMSDLTRAALKKLLHENMDVFAWTPAGMVGVPRHIAEHRLNISEDAKPVVHAKRHLGDIKHDAMKEQVLELLNAGIIREVRYQTWVASPVMVKKPNGSWRMCVDYKDLNKACPRDCYALPDIDEKIDSLATFRWKCFLDCYKGYHQVQMAVQDEDKTAFRTPTGLYCYTKMPFGLKNAGATYQRLMNETFSDAIGKYIEVYMDDLVIMSKEESAMLANIQKTFNTLRSVSIKLNPAKCSFGMEEGKFLGFIVTKDGFKVNPEKVQAIERMPSPSNIKDMQKLAGRLAALNRFLANHAAKSFPFIKTLRNCMKKSQFQWTPEAEASDRAVGAVLLVDRQGVQTPVYYVSRTLTDPETRYAIMEKLVLALIHASRRLRRYFANHVIHVLTNYNIGNILARPEISGRLAKWAIELGGHNVVFRPRPSIKGQVLADFMTEVPDDKDRECKAMEKAEKKQTEEPWLLYTDGASNEDGAGAGLRLVSPDKHEFTYAIRLDFKSTNNEAEYEAFLAGLRLAIKMGVRHIEAHVDSMLVAGQINGQYEAKGDIMALYLNQAKMLLQTFYSYKVHHINRSENKPADALSKLASTSFQHLAKDVRIEVLSNPSVPLREVSVIQTGTTSWMTPIIMYLQSGILPENKAEARKIQYKSEHYQMADGILYRKSYLGPLLRCVDADDANYLIREVHEGICGIHAGPRMVVAKVMNAGYYWPGMHLDAVKELRKCSGCQRHAPKTMRPKNELVPITTAWPFQQWGIDMVGPFPEAPGAVKFIIVAVDYFTKWVEAKALASTTSAVVKRFIWEQIICRFGLPLRIITDDGTNFAADDLERWFKELNIEHTFSSVAHPQGNGQVEAVNKSIVDGIKNNAQNKQRRNTV encoded by the exons ATGAATACGGAATGGGAAGAGGAGGAAGACGACCCAACTTACAAGGAAGAATCCACAGTGTTTAGCAGACTTCCTCCGGAGCACGAAGCATACAAACCAACCAAGCGCGCAGGGTATAACCCCAAAGCAGAGCATGATTATACCTTGAGCTATCGTCCTGAggacatggctgaaaattcaaaattcattcgAGAAATCGCGTGTGCGGCCATCGACAACACGAAATTACCACACAACGTGGGTAAATACAACGGGTTGACGGACCCAGACGATCACCTCCAGGTGTTTAAAGGCGCAGGAGCAACAGGCGGATGGAACTTACCAACATGGTGCCACCTGTTTGCTCAGACATTCGTTGGCGCGGCGCGCATTTGGTTCGACAACTTACCGGCTGGCAAAATTAAATCATGGGTTGATTTCCGAGAGAAGTTCCTAGCACACTTCTCTCAGCAGCGAAGACAAGCAAGAGATCCAGGTGATTGTTTGAACATATGGAGAAAAGACTATGAAAGCGTAGAAGATTTCATTACAAGGTACAACAAAGAATGTTTAGAGATCGGAGACATACCAGAAAAAATGATGCGCGCACACTTCATGCGAGCGGTCAAGTGTGACGACCTGGTTAAAAGAATCAAAGGGCGAGATGGAGGACCCAAAGACTGGGAAACCTTCATCGAAGCAGCCAAGACTATCGCGCAGACAGACAGGCAACTGACCGGTGATGATCACC atACGGGCCATTTAACCGATGATTGCTTTAGCCTAAAGCAAGAAATCAAAAGAGCTCTAAGAGACGGAAAGCTCGCCCACCTAGTCAAAGGTGGAAAGCGCGATTACCGCCAGATACAAAGAAGAGACGAAGGGCCAGACAACAAGAAGCTCAGAAAGTTAGAAACTCACATGGTGCAAGGAGGTCCAAGGAGACCAAGAAAACATTACAACAAGCGCGCGCAAGATGATTCATGGCGCGAGAAACAAGTGGTTTTCCCAGTTGTCAGAGGGGGTCCAAGAGAAAAGCGGCCAATAGTCATTCCAGGGGTGATCGGTCACTACCAgacagattacatcttcattgaCCCCGGGAGCACTGCGGACATCATATATGaacaatgcttcaatcaatttgatcAAGAGGACAAGGCGCGCCTAGAGCCAGTCGATTATCCACTAACTGGGTTCTGCAACGAGGCCGTCTTTCCCCTAGGACAAATATCTTTTCCAGTGTTGCTTTCAGACGGGAGAAATTCAAGAACTGAAGAAGTCACATTCATGGTATTGCCAGCGCACTCAAGGCATGACATCCTCCTGggaagagaatcccaaggagatttcagcaTGATCTGCTCTGCACCACATTCCGCTGTTGGTTTCCCCACCGAAACAGGCATTGCGCTGATATATGCCAGCAAGGAAGTTTTAGCAACAGACGAAATCAGACCAGCCAAAGCAAGCAAGCTAGCACCACGCATagaggcagaaaaatgggtattaAACAGCGCATACCCAGAACAAACGGTCACTCTGGGGCCCGCCATGTCCGACCTAACGCGCGCGGCGCTCAAGAAATTACTGCATGAAaacatggacgtgttcgcctggacaccggcTGGTATGGTGGGTGTTCCACGGCATATAGCAGAACACCGTCTAAACATCTCCGAAGATGCAAAGCCAGTGGTGCACGCCAAACGCCACCTAGGCGACATCAAACACGATGCCATGAAAGAACAAGTGCTAGAGTTGCTAAACGCAGGAATCATCAGGGAAGTCCGGTACCAAACATGGGTAGCAAGCCCAGTAATGGTAAAGAAACCGAATGGTAGTTGGAGAATGTGTGTTGACTACAAGGatctgaacaaagcatgtcccCGTGACTGCTACGCTTTACCAGACATAGACGAGAAAATAGATTCTTTGGCAACGTTTCGGTGGAAATGTTTtctggattgctacaaagggtaccaccaggTCCAGATGGCTGTTCAAGACGAAgataaaaccgcattccgcacaCCAACGGGGCTCTATTGTTACACCAAGATGCCGTTCGGCTTAAAGAATGCGGGCGCAACATACCAAAGGTTGATGAACGAAACATTTAGTGACGCCATTGGTAAGTACATAGAAGTGTACATGGATGATCTGGTAATCATGAGCAAGGAAGAGAGCGCGATGCTGGCAAATATCCAAAAGACCTTCAACACGCTGCGCAGCGTAAGTATCAAACTGAACCCAGCAAAGTGCTCATTCggaatggaagaagggaagttcttGGGCTTTATAGTCACAAAAGACGGCTTCAAGGTAAATCCAGAGAAGGTCCAGGCCATAGAAAGAATGCCTTCACCGTCAAACATCAAAGACATGCAGAAGCTAGCAGGACGATTAGCAGCACTCAATCGTTTTCTAGCTAACCACGCTGCAAAATCCTTCCCATTCATCAAGACCTTGCGCAACTGCATGAAGAAAAGCCAGTTccaatggactccggaagcagaag CTTCCGATAGGGCAGTCGGGGCCGTACTGCTCGTTGATCGACAAGGTGTCCAAACACCTGTATATTACGTATCTCGAACCTTGACCGACCCAGAAACCAGATACGCAATCATGGAGAAGCTTGTCCTTGCACTGATTCACGCGTCAAGAAGGCTGCGCAGATATTTCGCTAATCACGTCATCCACGTGCTAACAAACTACAATATCGGAAATATCCTAGCAAGGCCAGAAATATCGGGAAGATTGgccaaatgggcaatagagctgggGGGACACAATGTGGTTTTTAGACCACGTCCATCGATCAAAGGCCAAGTCTTGGCAGATTTTATGACAGAAGTCCCAGACGACAAAGACAGAGAATGTAAAGCGATGGAGAAAGCTGAGAAAAAACAAACTGAAGAGCCATGGCTACTGTACACAGATGGTGCATCCAACGAAGATGGGGCAGGCGCGGGGCTGAGGCTAGTAAGCCCTGACAAACACGAGTTCACATACGCCATACGCCTAGACTTCAAGAGCACAAACAATGAAGCAGAGTATGAAGCCTTTCTGGCCGGCTTGCGTTTGGCAATCAAAATGGGGGTCCGACACATCGAAGCACATGTAGACTCCATGTTAGTAGCAGGCCAAATCAACGGCCAGTATGAAGCCAAGGGCGACATTATGGCACTCTATCTCAACCAAGCGAAGATGTTGTTACAAACTTTCTATTCCTACAAGGTACATCACATAAACCGCAGCGAAAACAAGCCGGCAGATGCTTTAAGCAAGCTTGCGTCGACAAGTTTCCAACACCTAGCAAAGGATGTACGCATAGAAGTTTTGAGCAACCCATCTGTGCCACTCAGAGAAGTCAGCGTCATCCAAACAGGAACCACGTCTTGGATGACACCCATAATCATGTACTTACAGTCCGGGATACTTCCAGAGAACAAAGCTGAGGCACGAAAAATCCAATACAAATCAGAACATTATCAGATGGCAGACGGGATACTGTATCGAAAGTCATATCTCGGCCCGCTGCTAAGATGTGTTGATGCCGACGACGCAAATTATCTGATCCGGGAAGTACATGAAGGCATTTGTGGTATCCATGCCGGGCCGCGAATGGTAGTGGCAAAAGTAATGAATgccggatactactggcccgggatgcacCTCGATGCCGTGAAAGAGTTGAGAAAATGCAGTGGCTGCCAGAGGCACGCACCAAAAACCATGCGCCCCAAAAACGAACTGGTACCAATAACAACCGCATGGCCTTTtcagcaatggggcatagacatggtggGCCCCTTCCCAGAAGCTCCGGGGGCAGTTAAGTTCATCATAGTCgcggtcgattacttcaccaagtgggtagaagCAAAGGCCCTCGCATCAACCACATCGGCAGTCGTCAAACGATTCATATGGGAGCAAATCATATGCCGGTTCGGCTTACCCCTCAGAATCATCACCGACGACGGAACAAACTTTGCAGCAGATGatctcgaacgatggttcaaagaactGAACATCGAACATACCTTCTCTTCGGTTGctcacccgcaagggaacggtcaAGTCGAAGCAGTCAACAAGAGCATCGTCGATGGCATAAAG aacaatgccCAAAACAAGCAACGGAGAAACACCGTTTAG